A stretch of the uncultured Trichococcus sp. genome encodes the following:
- the argH gene encoding argininosuccinate lyase produces MAIWSNNYHGSMNEKAFEFNSSIDADARLVYADIAGSIAHAKMLGKTEIIPREEAEALVNELGKMNDELQDGDLTIDFSEEDIHSFLEAELTRRLGAIGKKVHTGRSRNDQVATALKLYSVSALEHLSSLTANVALALSEKAEQHLETIMPGYTHLQRAQPITFAHHLMAYTEMFLRDKSRLDDAKERVLHYMPLGSAALATTTLPLDRTFTAEALGFKDFSRNSLDGVSDRDHSLEMLADLSIIMVHISRLAEEVIIWSSQEFGFVKIRDTFSSGSSIMPQKKNPDIAELLRGKSGRVFGDLIGVLTLMKGLPLAYNKDMQEEKELLFEAIDTVTFCLEILPAMLHDMDVIESAMLTASQKGYLNATDCADFLVEKGIPFRDAYQITGNILKECEEQNLTLENFPLEMYKKHSDAFDETIYKKVDLKECVIRRNVAGGPAPERVKEHIEAVKTKLEDYQIIS; encoded by the coding sequence ATGGCAATTTGGTCAAATAATTATCACGGTTCCATGAATGAAAAAGCATTTGAATTCAACTCATCCATCGACGCGGATGCCCGACTTGTCTATGCGGATATAGCCGGAAGTATCGCTCACGCAAAAATGTTGGGAAAAACCGAAATCATTCCCCGCGAAGAAGCAGAGGCCCTCGTCAATGAACTGGGCAAAATGAATGATGAACTGCAGGATGGCGATCTGACCATCGATTTCTCGGAAGAAGATATCCACAGCTTCCTGGAAGCGGAACTGACGCGTCGCCTTGGCGCTATCGGCAAAAAGGTCCACACGGGAAGAAGCCGTAACGATCAAGTAGCGACTGCTTTGAAGTTGTATTCTGTTTCTGCGTTGGAGCACCTGTCCAGTCTTACTGCCAACGTTGCCCTCGCATTGAGCGAAAAAGCCGAACAACATCTGGAAACGATCATGCCTGGTTATACCCATCTGCAACGTGCACAACCGATCACTTTTGCCCATCACCTGATGGCATACACGGAGATGTTCCTGCGGGACAAGTCCCGTTTGGATGATGCCAAAGAACGGGTTCTGCATTATATGCCGCTGGGCAGTGCCGCGCTTGCGACAACTACTTTGCCATTGGACCGCACCTTCACAGCTGAAGCACTCGGCTTCAAGGATTTTTCCCGGAACAGTCTCGATGGCGTATCCGATCGCGACCATTCCTTGGAAATGCTGGCGGATCTGTCGATCATCATGGTCCACATTTCCCGTCTGGCTGAAGAAGTCATCATCTGGTCATCACAGGAATTCGGCTTTGTGAAAATCCGGGATACGTTCTCTTCCGGCTCAAGCATCATGCCGCAGAAGAAAAATCCGGACATCGCTGAATTGCTGCGCGGCAAATCCGGCCGTGTCTTCGGCGACTTGATCGGCGTATTGACTTTGATGAAAGGCTTGCCGCTCGCATACAACAAAGACATGCAAGAAGAGAAAGAATTGCTGTTCGAAGCGATCGACACGGTCACATTCTGTCTGGAAATCCTGCCTGCAATGCTCCATGATATGGACGTGATTGAATCAGCCATGCTGACGGCTTCGCAAAAAGGCTATCTGAATGCCACAGACTGTGCAGACTTCCTTGTCGAAAAAGGTATCCCTTTCCGTGACGCTTACCAGATCACCGGAAATATCCTGAAGGAGTGCGAAGAACAGAACCTTACGCTGGAAAACTTCCCGTTGGAGATGTACAAAAAACACTCGGACGCTTTTGATGAAACCATCTACAAAAAGGTCGACCTGAAGGAATGCGTCATCCGCAGAAATGTAGCCGGCGGACCGGCACCGGAACGCGTGAAAGAGCATATCGAAGCAGTCAAAACAAAATTGGAAGACTACCAGATCATCTCCTGA
- a CDS encoding Zn-dependent hydrolase, translating to MFKANKHRIQTHIESLARFTATPGHGTTRLSYSKEDTAARHYIKQEMNKIGLAVREDAVGNIYGRLEGALKNAPAVIIGSHFDSVPNGGSFDGPAGVVTGLEVAALFQQHGLEPQYPLEVIAMIEEEGSRFGGGVLGSRMIAGQITVADLNEMKDSAGLSAAEAMEKMGFEAAGIGSALRTRNDVKAFMELHIEQGPLLEEAAQDVGIVEMIVGMTEIRVTVKGKSGHAGTTPMESRADALAAAVSLLKELPGLVLDEPDRPVLTVGKLDVFPNGANVIPNQVVFTVDIRSANSGTIQRILRKIEQLVADAERTGISFSTEELLYGDPVEMSADIQSLLIKNCEKLGLRYRKMVSGAGHDAMIFASFTNTGLIFVPSKDGISHTPEEWTDYAQLQKGIEVAFETIVQLTEAKEKNSIT from the coding sequence ATGTTTAAAGCAAATAAGCACCGCATCCAGACCCATATCGAGTCACTTGCACGGTTTACTGCAACTCCCGGTCACGGAACGACCAGACTTTCCTATAGCAAGGAGGATACAGCGGCCCGCCATTACATCAAACAGGAAATGAATAAAATCGGCCTTGCTGTCCGGGAAGATGCGGTCGGAAACATTTACGGAAGACTGGAAGGTGCGTTGAAAAATGCACCTGCGGTCATCATCGGTTCACATTTTGACAGTGTCCCGAATGGCGGCTCTTTCGATGGCCCCGCCGGTGTCGTCACCGGACTTGAAGTGGCCGCTTTGTTCCAGCAACATGGCTTAGAACCCCAATACCCGCTCGAAGTCATTGCGATGATCGAAGAAGAAGGTTCCCGCTTCGGAGGCGGTGTGCTGGGTTCCCGTATGATAGCTGGTCAAATCACCGTTGCTGATCTGAACGAAATGAAGGACAGTGCCGGTCTTTCCGCAGCTGAAGCAATGGAAAAAATGGGCTTCGAGGCTGCTGGCATCGGTTCGGCGCTGCGCACCAGGAATGATGTGAAAGCCTTCATGGAATTGCATATCGAACAGGGTCCTTTGTTGGAGGAAGCAGCTCAGGATGTGGGCATAGTCGAAATGATCGTCGGCATGACCGAAATCCGCGTCACCGTCAAAGGGAAATCCGGACATGCCGGAACTACCCCGATGGAAAGCCGGGCTGATGCTCTCGCAGCGGCAGTATCCCTATTGAAGGAACTGCCTGGACTGGTCTTGGACGAACCCGATAGACCGGTCTTGACTGTCGGAAAACTGGATGTCTTCCCGAACGGCGCCAATGTCATCCCGAATCAGGTTGTTTTCACGGTGGACATTCGTTCCGCCAATAGCGGAACCATCCAACGTATCCTCCGGAAAATCGAGCAGCTTGTGGCTGATGCGGAAAGAACTGGCATCTCTTTCAGTACAGAAGAGTTGCTCTATGGGGATCCGGTCGAGATGTCAGCGGATATCCAATCATTGCTGATCAAAAATTGCGAAAAACTGGGTCTGCGTTATCGGAAAATGGTCAGCGGTGCCGGCCATGACGCCATGATATTTGCGAGTTTCACCAACACAGGCTTGATTTTTGTTCCCAGCAAAGACGGAATCAGCCATACACCGGAAGAATGGACAGATTATGCGCAATTGCAAAAAGGGATTGAAGTTGCATTCGAAACAATTGTACAATTGACGGAAGCAAAAGAAAAAAACAGCATCACTTAA
- a CDS encoding gamma-glutamyl-gamma-aminobutyrate hydrolase family protein — MKPIIGIGGNHLTAEIGNQMEKTYTPQGFIDGVQVAGGIPLVIPISDPMDAEHYINAVDGLILAGGQDVSPILYDEEPTHRLGVTHPARDAFEIALAREAYNQCKPIFAVCRGMQLINVAFGGSLHQDISQLEEYDVQHDQKTNIQYASHSISIAPNNFLRSFLGEKHLVNSFHHQGVKELAEPFEAIAWSSDGLIEAFQAKERSQNIFAVQWHPEFMLASSQKMQYFFDEIVFLAGTGIHYQDNVMHY; from the coding sequence ATGAAACCGATTATTGGAATTGGAGGCAATCATCTGACTGCTGAAATCGGCAATCAAATGGAAAAAACATACACACCGCAAGGGTTTATCGATGGTGTACAAGTAGCAGGAGGGATTCCGCTTGTGATTCCCATCAGCGATCCAATGGATGCAGAGCATTACATCAATGCTGTGGATGGATTGATTTTGGCGGGCGGTCAAGACGTATCCCCGATTCTTTATGATGAGGAGCCGACGCACCGGTTGGGTGTCACGCATCCGGCGAGGGATGCTTTTGAGATCGCTTTGGCCAGAGAGGCATATAATCAATGCAAACCGATTTTTGCGGTATGCCGCGGGATGCAACTGATCAATGTCGCTTTTGGCGGAAGTCTGCATCAGGATATCAGCCAACTGGAAGAGTATGATGTCCAGCATGACCAAAAAACGAACATCCAGTACGCTTCCCATTCGATTTCGATTGCGCCAAATAATTTCTTGCGTTCCTTTTTAGGGGAGAAGCATCTCGTCAACTCTTTCCATCACCAAGGCGTCAAGGAACTGGCGGAACCTTTTGAGGCTATCGCTTGGAGCTCCGACGGGTTGATTGAGGCTTTCCAGGCAAAAGAAAGAAGCCAAAATATCTTCGCGGTGCAGTGGCATCCGGAATTTATGCTGGCCTCCTCACAGAAAATGCAATATTTCTTTGATGAAATCGTCTTTCTGGCTGGGACAGGCATTCATTATCAAGACAACGTGATGCATTATTAA
- a CDS encoding CDP-alcohol phosphatidyltransferase family protein gives MKRVPNILTLIRLFLIPFYLTVFYSDTAHPVRWAMIIFLVASLTDIIDGYIARKYDAITKFGQVADPFADKVMQLSVLYTLMDIGYIENWFFLIVLIKDGLQILLGVALLNVEPKIIVPANVFGKATTVLIFATILLSLFRLPGLFYLQLFVGGLAVFTFSQYAYHVWQAWKKNKSAKMDNQ, from the coding sequence ATGAAACGTGTACCGAACATCTTGACTCTGATACGCCTGTTTTTGATTCCTTTTTATTTGACGGTCTTCTATTCCGATACGGCGCATCCGGTCCGGTGGGCGATGATCATTTTTTTGGTCGCCAGCCTTACCGACATCATCGATGGCTACATCGCCCGTAAATATGATGCCATCACGAAATTCGGACAGGTGGCTGACCCGTTTGCGGATAAAGTGATGCAGCTTTCTGTTCTGTATACTTTGATGGACATCGGCTATATAGAAAATTGGTTTTTCCTGATCGTGCTGATAAAGGACGGTTTGCAGATATTGTTGGGCGTGGCTTTGCTGAATGTAGAGCCGAAGATCATCGTACCGGCGAATGTATTCGGAAAGGCGACGACTGTCCTGATTTTCGCCACGATTCTGCTTTCCTTGTTCCGCTTGCCGGGACTGTTCTATTTGCAGCTGTTCGTCGGGGGATTGGCTGTCTTCACTTTCTCCCAGTATGCCTACCATGTTTGGCAAGCTTGGAAAAAAAACAAATCCGCCAAAATGGATAATCAGTGA
- a CDS encoding pyridoxal phosphate-dependent aminotransferase yields MYHWSELSKNYPASSIRKMAKLAAQFDDTLMLTMGEPNFETPEYIKKAGQDAIAANHTHYGPNVGEFTFQQAVAKKYTDQTGIPFEPDEVMATFGGTEGILHVMMSILNPGDEVIIADPSYPNYLGQIMLLGAKVVPVPVYEENSFKMQAADIEQVLTDKTRLIILNTPNNPMGSILDPSDMEAIVALADRHQIAILSDEVYESLIYDGKKHFSLFQIPGAKENHFVVNSLSKTYAMTGWRIGYVVGNHTAIDRMAEFREGVGFCVPPFIQEAAIAAITGPQDDVRYFLEQYDRRRHIIVDGLNQIPGFKCLSTEGAFYAFPNIKAFGKSSYDFAMEILTETHVALTPGSAFGKMGEGYLRIPFAESEEVLQEAVDRIKAYVIKAYPNL; encoded by the coding sequence ATGTACCATTGGTCTGAACTATCCAAAAACTATCCTGCATCCAGCATCCGAAAAATGGCAAAATTGGCCGCCCAATTCGATGACACGCTGATGCTGACGATGGGTGAACCGAATTTCGAAACCCCCGAGTACATCAAAAAAGCCGGTCAGGATGCCATCGCCGCAAATCATACGCACTACGGACCTAATGTGGGTGAGTTTACCTTTCAGCAAGCCGTAGCAAAAAAATATACGGACCAGACCGGCATCCCCTTCGAACCGGATGAAGTCATGGCGACTTTCGGCGGAACGGAAGGTATCCTGCACGTGATGATGTCAATCCTGAATCCAGGCGATGAGGTCATCATCGCCGATCCGAGCTATCCGAATTATCTAGGCCAGATCATGCTTTTGGGCGCTAAAGTCGTCCCGGTGCCCGTCTACGAAGAAAATTCATTCAAGATGCAGGCTGCTGATATCGAGCAAGTACTGACCGACAAAACGCGTTTGATCATTCTGAATACCCCGAACAATCCGATGGGTTCTATTCTCGATCCGAGTGATATGGAAGCCATCGTGGCCTTGGCCGATCGCCATCAGATTGCGATTCTGTCGGATGAAGTCTACGAAAGCCTTATTTACGATGGCAAGAAACATTTCAGCCTGTTCCAGATACCTGGCGCAAAAGAAAATCATTTCGTGGTGAACAGCTTGTCCAAAACCTATGCGATGACGGGTTGGCGGATCGGCTATGTCGTCGGCAACCACACAGCCATCGATCGCATGGCCGAATTCAGGGAAGGGGTCGGATTTTGCGTTCCCCCCTTCATACAGGAAGCCGCAATCGCTGCAATAACCGGACCTCAGGATGATGTCCGTTATTTCCTGGAACAATATGACCGTCGCCGCCACATCATCGTCGACGGCTTGAATCAGATCCCCGGCTTCAAATGCCTGAGCACGGAAGGCGCCTTCTATGCCTTCCCGAACATTAAGGCATTCGGCAAGTCCTCCTATGATTTTGCGATGGAAATCTTGACTGAAACCCACGTAGCGCTCACACCGGGCTCTGCTTTCGGTAAAATGGGCGAAGGCTACTTGAGGATTCCATTCGCCGAATCGGAAGAAGTCCTTCAGGAAGCCGTGGATCGCATCAAAGCCTATGTCATAAAAGCTTATCCGAATCTATAG
- the ilvD gene encoding dihydroxy-acid dehydratase, which produces MRSDKIKKGIDKAPHRSLLRATGQIKEESNMDKPFIAVCNSYTDIVPGHVHLRELGDIAKEAIREAGGIPFEFDTIGVCDGISMGHIGMRYSLPSREIIADAAETVINAHWFDGVFYIPNCDKITPGMLLAAVRTNVPAIFCSGGPMKAGLSATGQALTLSSMFEAVGTFKEGKMTQEEFFDMEANACPTCGSCAGMFTANSMNCLMEVLGLALPYNGTALAVSDERRQLIREAAFQLMDLVKKDIKPRDIITADAIDDAFALDMAMGGSTNTVLHTLALAKEAGIDYDMNRINQIAEKTPYLSKIAPSSVYSMHDVHEAGGIPAIMNELIKHGSLHPDRITVTGNTIRENVAGHEIKNEAVIHKYENAYSPVGGLSILNGNIAPFGGVIKVGGVDADIKKFVGKAICFSSHDEAVEAIDNRTVKKGHVVVIRYEGPKGGPGMPEMLAPTSSIVGRGLGRDVALITDGRFSGATRGIAIGHISPEAASGGPIGLIEDGDEIVIDLEHRTLNVSVADEVLEERKKKQTRFMPKVKTGWLARYAALVTSANTGGVLKTPEELFAEFE; this is translated from the coding sequence ATGCGTAGTGATAAAATTAAAAAGGGAATAGATAAGGCACCACATCGTTCTTTGCTGAGAGCGACCGGACAAATCAAAGAAGAATCGAATATGGATAAGCCGTTCATAGCTGTCTGCAACTCCTATACAGACATCGTTCCTGGACATGTGCATTTGAGAGAGTTAGGGGACATCGCCAAAGAAGCAATCCGTGAAGCCGGTGGGATTCCTTTCGAATTCGACACGATCGGTGTCTGTGACGGCATCTCAATGGGACACATCGGAATGCGTTACTCATTGCCATCGCGCGAAATCATTGCCGACGCAGCTGAAACAGTCATCAACGCACACTGGTTCGACGGTGTTTTCTATATCCCGAACTGCGATAAAATCACTCCGGGCATGCTGCTGGCGGCTGTCCGCACCAATGTTCCGGCTATTTTCTGTTCCGGAGGCCCGATGAAGGCTGGCCTTTCCGCTACTGGACAGGCTCTGACTTTGTCATCCATGTTTGAAGCCGTTGGTACTTTCAAAGAGGGTAAAATGACCCAGGAAGAATTTTTCGATATGGAAGCCAATGCTTGCCCAACATGCGGTTCTTGTGCGGGTATGTTCACCGCCAACTCCATGAACTGTTTGATGGAAGTATTGGGATTGGCATTGCCATACAACGGGACTGCTTTGGCAGTCAGTGATGAGAGAAGACAACTGATTCGCGAGGCGGCCTTCCAATTGATGGACTTGGTCAAAAAAGATATTAAGCCGCGTGATATCATCACTGCTGATGCGATCGACGATGCCTTCGCTTTGGATATGGCGATGGGTGGATCGACAAATACAGTACTGCATACATTGGCTTTGGCGAAAGAAGCCGGAATCGATTATGACATGAACCGCATCAACCAAATTGCGGAAAAGACTCCGTACCTATCAAAAATTGCGCCATCATCTGTTTACTCCATGCATGATGTGCACGAAGCAGGCGGGATTCCGGCGATCATGAACGAGTTGATCAAACACGGAAGCCTGCATCCGGACCGTATCACCGTCACCGGTAACACAATCCGTGAGAACGTCGCGGGACACGAAATCAAAAATGAGGCAGTCATCCATAAATACGAAAATGCCTATTCTCCTGTCGGTGGTTTGTCCATCCTGAACGGGAATATCGCTCCTTTCGGCGGCGTCATCAAAGTAGGCGGCGTGGATGCCGACATCAAAAAATTCGTCGGAAAAGCAATCTGCTTCAGCAGCCATGATGAGGCAGTGGAAGCAATCGATAACCGTACCGTCAAAAAAGGACATGTCGTCGTCATCCGTTATGAAGGACCTAAAGGCGGCCCTGGAATGCCGGAAATGTTGGCGCCGACGTCTTCCATCGTGGGACGCGGCTTAGGGCGCGATGTTGCCCTGATCACGGATGGCCGCTTCTCCGGTGCCACACGCGGTATCGCGATCGGACATATCTCTCCGGAAGCAGCTTCAGGCGGCCCGATCGGCTTGATCGAAGATGGGGATGAAATCGTCATCGATCTGGAGCACCGCACGCTCAACGTAAGCGTTGCTGATGAAGTGCTGGAAGAAAGAAAGAAAAAACAGACACGCTTCATGCCGAAAGTGAAGACCGGCTGGTTGGCACGTTACGCTGCCTTGGTTACGTCAGCCAATACCGGCGGCGTCCTGAAGACACCGGAAGAACTTTTTGCAGAATTTGAATAG